From the genome of Impatiens glandulifera chromosome 9, dImpGla2.1, whole genome shotgun sequence, one region includes:
- the LOC124914025 gene encoding myb family transcription factor PHL7-like isoform X2: MMMDESMNGGNNSNNNPNSLSSKQRLRWTHELHERFVEAVAQLGGPDRATPKGVLRVMGVQGLTIYHVKSHLQKYRLAKYLPDSSSDGKKTDNKESGDLLAGLDVSPGLQITEALKLQMEVQKRLHEQLEVQRQLQLRIEAQGKYLKKIIEEQQKRNGVLSEVVDEEISAMESNKVDDPATPASSEQPLLDNNGAMVSTKSISVDESLSSQHGPKTPDSSCHVSSPCESPKAERSAKKQRVVGVDDDGTYDKLEILESSLSKPHYHQQQMHSVFVAKEQFNNHSGNAHQLQNDSSTSVRE, from the exons ATGATGATGGACGAATCCATGAATGGTGGTAACAACAGCAACAACAACCCTAATAGTCTTTCCTCAAAGCAAAGATTACGTTGGACACACGAGCTTCACGAACGTTTTGTTGAAGCTGTTGCTCAATTGGGCGGCCCAGATC GTGCTACTCCAAAAGGTGTTCTTAGAGTGATGGGAGTGCAAGGCCTTACTATTTACCATGTCAAGAGTCATCTACAG AAATATCGGCTTGCCAAGTATCTTCCAGATTCATCATCTGATG GTAAGAAGACTGACAACAAAGAATCGGGAGATCTTCTTGCCGGTTTGGATGTTTCACC TGGGCTTCAAATCACTGAAGCGCTGAAGCTTCAGATGGAAGTGCAAAAGCGGCTTCATGAGCAATTAGAGGTGCAGAGACAGCTTCAGTTAAGAATAGAAGCCCAAggaaagtatttaaaaaaaataatcgaaGAGCAACAAAAACGCAATGGAGTCCTATCGGAAGTAGTAGATGAAGAAATCTCAGCCATGGAATCAAATAAAGTTGATGATCCAGCAACTCCAGCTTCATCTGAACAGCCATTGTTGGACAATAATGGTGCCATGGTGTCAACAAAGAGCATTTCTGTTGATGAATCACTTTCTTCTCAACATGGTCCGAAAACTCCTGATTCCAGCTGCCATGTTAGTTCTCCATGTGAAAGCCCAAAAGCTGAAAGGTCAGCCAAGAAGCAGAGAGTCGTCGGCGTTGATGATGATGGAACTTACGATAAATTAGAGATATTGGAGTCGAGTTTGAGCAAACCACATTATCATCAGCAGCAAATGCATTCAGTCTTTGTTGCTAAAGAGCAGTTTAACAACCATTCTGGGAATGCTCATCAGTTACAGAATGATTCAAGCACATCAGTTAGAGAATGA
- the LOC124914025 gene encoding myb family transcription factor PHL7-like isoform X1, whose product MMMDESMNGGNNSNNNPNSLSSKQRLRWTHELHERFVEAVAQLGGPDRATPKGVLRVMGVQGLTIYHVKSHLQKYRLAKYLPDSSSDGKKTDNKESGDLLAGLDVSPSGLQITEALKLQMEVQKRLHEQLEVQRQLQLRIEAQGKYLKKIIEEQQKRNGVLSEVVDEEISAMESNKVDDPATPASSEQPLLDNNGAMVSTKSISVDESLSSQHGPKTPDSSCHVSSPCESPKAERSAKKQRVVGVDDDGTYDKLEILESSLSKPHYHQQQMHSVFVAKEQFNNHSGNAHQLQNDSSTSVRE is encoded by the exons ATGATGATGGACGAATCCATGAATGGTGGTAACAACAGCAACAACAACCCTAATAGTCTTTCCTCAAAGCAAAGATTACGTTGGACACACGAGCTTCACGAACGTTTTGTTGAAGCTGTTGCTCAATTGGGCGGCCCAGATC GTGCTACTCCAAAAGGTGTTCTTAGAGTGATGGGAGTGCAAGGCCTTACTATTTACCATGTCAAGAGTCATCTACAG AAATATCGGCTTGCCAAGTATCTTCCAGATTCATCATCTGATG GTAAGAAGACTGACAACAAAGAATCGGGAGATCTTCTTGCCGGTTTGGATGTTTCACC CAGTGGGCTTCAAATCACTGAAGCGCTGAAGCTTCAGATGGAAGTGCAAAAGCGGCTTCATGAGCAATTAGAGGTGCAGAGACAGCTTCAGTTAAGAATAGAAGCCCAAggaaagtatttaaaaaaaataatcgaaGAGCAACAAAAACGCAATGGAGTCCTATCGGAAGTAGTAGATGAAGAAATCTCAGCCATGGAATCAAATAAAGTTGATGATCCAGCAACTCCAGCTTCATCTGAACAGCCATTGTTGGACAATAATGGTGCCATGGTGTCAACAAAGAGCATTTCTGTTGATGAATCACTTTCTTCTCAACATGGTCCGAAAACTCCTGATTCCAGCTGCCATGTTAGTTCTCCATGTGAAAGCCCAAAAGCTGAAAGGTCAGCCAAGAAGCAGAGAGTCGTCGGCGTTGATGATGATGGAACTTACGATAAATTAGAGATATTGGAGTCGAGTTTGAGCAAACCACATTATCATCAGCAGCAAATGCATTCAGTCTTTGTTGCTAAAGAGCAGTTTAACAACCATTCTGGGAATGCTCATCAGTTACAGAATGATTCAAGCACATCAGTTAGAGAATGA